Proteins from one Bombus pascuorum chromosome 15, iyBomPasc1.1, whole genome shotgun sequence genomic window:
- the LOC132914773 gene encoding carbohydrate sulfotransferase 4-like isoform X2, with the protein MSKRLSFYGLIGLASLCIFFLAFNQRYSSYLEHRLQPVISAYFRGSIENVTLSEIQEVVDQQRKAIEREMEGYKYPNGKYGVNVSKLEDLVLEKGGRPMRSVILTSWRSGSTFFGDVINAHPANFYHYEPLLDFGIVQIRGPPLADEALSNLEALLRCDFSNLDRYLDYGKTHPWVFNHNTHLWKQCQIHKKICWDPRFVSKFCKLFPFQSMKIVRLRLRAAEKLLEQENLGIRLVLLIRDPRGILQSRKHREWCPTEPDCSNPALVCADMVSDFSAAVRLIKKYPRTFRVVRYEDLSVDPYRHVKELYNFYGLDFHVNVKKFLDTHTKNDVGGVSSTFRNSKVAPFHWRTDLDFEEVDEIQRVCAAAMRLWGYVMASNSSHQKDFDPLTDYQLQL; encoded by the exons ATGTCAAAACGACTGAGCTTCTATGGTCTAATAGGCCTGGCGTCCCTTTGCATCTTCTTCTTAGCATTTAATCAACGCTACAGCAGCTACCTTGAGCATCGACTGCAGCCGGTGATATCG GCATATTTTAGAGGGTCCATTGAAAATGTTACACTTTCTGAAATACAAGAAGTTGTTGATCAGCAAAGAAAGGCAATTGAAAGAGAGATGGAAGGGTACAAATATCCCAATGGAAAATATGGAGTTAATGTTAG TAAGCTAGAGGACTTAGTATTAGAAAAAGGAGGGAGACCCATGAGAAGTGTGATTTTAACAAGCTGGAGAAGCGGTAGTACGTTTTTTGGAGATGTGATCAACGCACATCCGGCCAATTTTTACCACTATGAACCTCTTCTTGATTTTGGAATTGTACAAATTAGGGGGCCACCACTTGCAGACGAAGCTCTTAGCAACCTGGAAGCATTATTAAGATGTGACTTTAGTAATCTTG atCGATACTTGGATTATGGTAAAACGCATCCTTGGGTCTTCAATCATAATACTCATCTATGGAAACAGTGTCAGATTCACAAAAAAATTTGTTGGGATCCACGAttcgtttcgaaattttgtaaattattccCCTTTCAATCAATGAAAATTGTCCGTTTAAGATTGCGTGCTGCAGAGAAACTTCTGGAGCAAGAAAA TTTAGGAATACGTTTAGTTCTATTGATTCGCGATCCAAGAGGAATTTTACAATCGAGAAAGCATCGAGAATGGTGCCCGACCGAACCAGATTGTTCTAACCCTGCATTAGTATGTGCAGACATGGTTTCAGACTTCAGTGCAGCTGTTCgactaataaaaaaatatccaCGTACCTTTAG gGTGGTACGTTACGAAGACTTATCTGTAGACCCCTATAGACACGTGAAGGAACTGTACAATTTCTACGGCTTGGATTTTCACGTGAACGTGAAGAAGTTTTTAGATACTCATACAAAGAACGACGTGGGTGGTGTCTCGAGCACTTTTCGAAATTCGAAAGTAGCACCCTTTCATTGGCGAACAGATCTCGATTTTGAGGAAGTTGACGAGATACAAAGAGTGTGTGCGGCTGCAATGCGATTGTGGGGATACGTTATGGCGTCGAACTCCAGCCACCAAAAGGATTTCGATCCTCTCACCGACTACCAACTACAATTATGA
- the LOC132914773 gene encoding carbohydrate sulfotransferase 4-like isoform X1, with product MSKRLSFYGLIGLASLCIFFLAFNQRYSSYLEHRLQPVISDVEIRPRIIKIQDPVTAYFRGSIENVTLSEIQEVVDQQRKAIEREMEGYKYPNGKYGVNVSKLEDLVLEKGGRPMRSVILTSWRSGSTFFGDVINAHPANFYHYEPLLDFGIVQIRGPPLADEALSNLEALLRCDFSNLDRYLDYGKTHPWVFNHNTHLWKQCQIHKKICWDPRFVSKFCKLFPFQSMKIVRLRLRAAEKLLEQENLGIRLVLLIRDPRGILQSRKHREWCPTEPDCSNPALVCADMVSDFSAAVRLIKKYPRTFRVVRYEDLSVDPYRHVKELYNFYGLDFHVNVKKFLDTHTKNDVGGVSSTFRNSKVAPFHWRTDLDFEEVDEIQRVCAAAMRLWGYVMASNSSHQKDFDPLTDYQLQL from the exons ATGTCAAAACGACTGAGCTTCTATGGTCTAATAGGCCTGGCGTCCCTTTGCATCTTCTTCTTAGCATTTAATCAACGCTACAGCAGCTACCTTGAGCATCGACTGCAGCCGGTGATATCG GATGTGGAAATAAGGCCACGCATCATCAAAATTCAAGATCCAGTAACG GCATATTTTAGAGGGTCCATTGAAAATGTTACACTTTCTGAAATACAAGAAGTTGTTGATCAGCAAAGAAAGGCAATTGAAAGAGAGATGGAAGGGTACAAATATCCCAATGGAAAATATGGAGTTAATGTTAG TAAGCTAGAGGACTTAGTATTAGAAAAAGGAGGGAGACCCATGAGAAGTGTGATTTTAACAAGCTGGAGAAGCGGTAGTACGTTTTTTGGAGATGTGATCAACGCACATCCGGCCAATTTTTACCACTATGAACCTCTTCTTGATTTTGGAATTGTACAAATTAGGGGGCCACCACTTGCAGACGAAGCTCTTAGCAACCTGGAAGCATTATTAAGATGTGACTTTAGTAATCTTG atCGATACTTGGATTATGGTAAAACGCATCCTTGGGTCTTCAATCATAATACTCATCTATGGAAACAGTGTCAGATTCACAAAAAAATTTGTTGGGATCCACGAttcgtttcgaaattttgtaaattattccCCTTTCAATCAATGAAAATTGTCCGTTTAAGATTGCGTGCTGCAGAGAAACTTCTGGAGCAAGAAAA TTTAGGAATACGTTTAGTTCTATTGATTCGCGATCCAAGAGGAATTTTACAATCGAGAAAGCATCGAGAATGGTGCCCGACCGAACCAGATTGTTCTAACCCTGCATTAGTATGTGCAGACATGGTTTCAGACTTCAGTGCAGCTGTTCgactaataaaaaaatatccaCGTACCTTTAG gGTGGTACGTTACGAAGACTTATCTGTAGACCCCTATAGACACGTGAAGGAACTGTACAATTTCTACGGCTTGGATTTTCACGTGAACGTGAAGAAGTTTTTAGATACTCATACAAAGAACGACGTGGGTGGTGTCTCGAGCACTTTTCGAAATTCGAAAGTAGCACCCTTTCATTGGCGAACAGATCTCGATTTTGAGGAAGTTGACGAGATACAAAGAGTGTGTGCGGCTGCAATGCGATTGTGGGGATACGTTATGGCGTCGAACTCCAGCCACCAAAAGGATTTCGATCCTCTCACCGACTACCAACTACAATTATGA